In one window of Fodinibius salicampi DNA:
- the neuC gene encoding UDP-N-acetylglucosamine 2-epimerase, whose translation MKIGVLTSSRADFGIYLPLLKQLKEDTSITLKIIAFGTHSSVHHGHTILEIKENGFSNIDTISSLLTNDDEQSIATSYGLTTIKFADYWSSHTFDLVFCLGDRFEMSAAVQAGVPFGITFAHIHGGETTLGAIDNVYRHQITIASELHFTSTKEYAEKVEELTGTNEKIYNVGSLSLDGITHIELVSQEKFRSKFNIPEGDYILATFHPETVDSSHNEKYAKEMALALKALSEQFIIVITMPNADTVGSLYRGEIQKLKETYPEHIVAVENFGKENYFSAMNYATLLLGNSSSGIIEAASFGKYVVNVGDRQKGRAQSNNVLNCEFDKSGILETVFKANDLGRYEGENIYFKEDVADNIVRIIKSYNETL comes from the coding sequence GTGAAAATAGGTGTATTAACAAGCTCAAGGGCAGATTTTGGTATATACCTGCCATTGCTGAAACAACTTAAGGAAGATACGAGTATTACTCTTAAGATCATTGCTTTTGGGACCCATAGCTCGGTCCATCATGGGCATACCATTCTAGAAATTAAGGAAAATGGATTTAGCAATATAGATACTATCAGTTCCTTACTGACGAATGATGATGAACAATCTATTGCTACCTCTTATGGCTTAACGACGATAAAATTTGCTGACTATTGGTCTTCACATACATTTGATTTAGTATTTTGCCTGGGCGACAGGTTTGAGATGTCAGCTGCAGTACAGGCCGGCGTTCCTTTTGGAATAACTTTCGCCCATATTCATGGAGGGGAGACTACCCTGGGAGCCATTGACAATGTTTATCGCCATCAAATAACGATTGCTTCAGAGCTCCATTTTACTTCAACTAAAGAGTATGCTGAAAAGGTTGAGGAGCTGACTGGAACTAATGAAAAGATCTATAATGTAGGTTCATTGAGTTTGGATGGAATTACTCATATAGAATTAGTGAGCCAGGAAAAATTTAGAAGTAAATTTAATATACCGGAAGGCGATTATATTTTAGCGACCTTTCATCCTGAGACTGTCGATAGCAGCCATAATGAGAAATATGCTAAAGAAATGGCATTAGCCTTGAAGGCTTTATCTGAGCAGTTTATCATAGTTATTACGATGCCTAATGCGGATACTGTCGGAAGCTTATACAGGGGAGAAATACAGAAATTAAAAGAAACCTATCCTGAACATATTGTAGCAGTGGAAAACTTTGGAAAGGAGAATTATTTTAGTGCAATGAACTATGCGACTCTGCTTTTAGGAAATTCCTCGAGTGGAATTATTGAGGCTGCTTCTTTTGGTAAATATGTAGTGAATGTAGGTGACCGTCAAAAGGGAAGAGCTCAAAGTAACAATGTATTGAACTGTGAATTTGATAAGAGCGGGATACTGGAAACAGTATTTAAAGCGAATGATCTGGGAAGGTATGAGGGCGAAAATATCTATTTTAAAGAGGACGTAGCAGATAATATTGTAAGAATAATTAAATCATATAATGAGACACTATAA
- a CDS encoding nucleotidyltransferase family protein: MRHYKEHLIESGTTIKAALKVLDKLAKDAVTFIVDEDDKLLGSMTDGDVRRGLINDVQTDQPVDDIIQPDPKFIRKSNYDIEKIIEYRENNFQILPILDGNGRVINVLNFNYLKSYLPVDVVIMAGGKGTRLRPLTEDTPKPLLEVGDKPILEHNIQRLSEFGMDDFWISVNYLGEQIEEYFGNGNRKNLQIEYVWEENPLGTAGALSKIDNFKHDYILLTNSDILTDLNYEEFFLKFVKQDADFGVVTIPYKVDVPYAVLETSNGHVMNFKEKPTYTYYSNGGIYLMKREVVDYIPRGEFYDTTDLMKELIEDGKKVFSYPHSGYWLDVGKHEDFEKAQEDIKHLTI; the protein is encoded by the coding sequence ATGAGACACTATAAAGAACATCTTATAGAAAGTGGCACAACTATTAAGGCGGCTTTAAAAGTTTTAGATAAGCTTGCTAAAGATGCTGTTACTTTTATTGTCGATGAAGATGACAAGTTATTAGGATCTATGACAGATGGCGACGTGCGTCGTGGCCTGATCAATGATGTCCAAACAGATCAACCCGTTGATGATATCATTCAACCAGATCCCAAATTTATTCGAAAGAGTAACTATGACATCGAGAAGATCATAGAATATCGTGAAAATAATTTTCAGATACTGCCTATTTTAGATGGAAATGGTCGGGTTATAAATGTCCTTAATTTTAATTACTTGAAATCTTATCTGCCCGTTGATGTGGTAATTATGGCCGGGGGAAAGGGAACTCGTCTTCGTCCATTGACAGAGGATACTCCAAAACCGTTGCTGGAAGTGGGGGACAAACCCATCCTTGAGCATAATATTCAACGTTTATCTGAATTTGGAATGGATGATTTTTGGATTTCGGTAAACTATTTGGGAGAGCAGATTGAGGAATACTTTGGAAATGGGAACCGAAAGAATCTTCAAATAGAATACGTATGGGAGGAAAACCCGCTGGGAACAGCCGGAGCATTGTCCAAAATTGATAATTTTAAGCACGATTATATACTGCTTACAAACTCAGATATTCTTACAGATTTAAACTATGAAGAATTCTTTTTGAAGTTTGTAAAACAAGATGCCGACTTTGGGGTGGTTACGATTCCCTATAAAGTTGATGTGCCCTATGCCGTATTGGAAACATCAAATGGACACGTTATGAATTTTAAGGAGAAGCCTACCTATACCTATTATTCGAATGGTGGGATTTATCTGATGAAGCGGGAAGTGGTTGACTATATTCCTAGAGGAGAATTTTACGACACAACAGATTTGATGAAGGAACTAATTGAGGATGGGAAAAAAGTATTTTCTTATCCCCATAGTGGGTATTGGCTTGATGTCGGGAAGCATGAAGATTTTGAGAAAGCACAGGAAGATATAAAACATTTAACTATTTGA